The Chitinophaga sp. H8 region AAACCTCTCTGGGCCGTTCCATTGCCAATGCAATTGGCCGTAAATATGCCCGTTTAAGTCTGGGTGGATTGCATGATGAAAGCGAAATACGGGGGCATCGTAAAACCTACATAGGTGCTATGCCGGGCCGTATCGTACAGTCTATCCGCAAAATCAGGTCTTCCAATCCGGTAATGATACTGGATGAAATTGATAAGATAGGTAATGATTTCAGGGGAGATCCGAGCTCAGCCTTGCTGGAAGTGCTGGATCCTGAGCAGAACAGCACCTTTTATGATAACTACCTGGAGCTGGAATATGACCTGAGTAAGGTGTTGTTTATTGCTACCGCCAATAACATCAATGCAATTCATCCGGCACTGCGTGACCGCCTGGAGATCATTGATCTGAGCGGGTATTCTGTAGAAGAAAAGATAGAGATCGCCAAGCGGCACCTCTTACCTAAACAAAAGGATGCGCACGGTTTAAAGGATTTTAAATTCAGGATCAACAATAATGTGATCGAAAAAATAGTACAGGATTATACACGTGAAAGCGGGGTAAGGGAATTGGACAGGCAGTTTGCCTCCATTATGCGTGCGCTCGCCAAGGAAGTAGCGCTGGAGCATAAGTTGCCCGATACCTTAACAGTGGTAGAAATTGAAAAAATACTGGGTAAGCCCCGTTATTCCAATGAAATATATAAAGTAGGCAATCCTCCCGGCGTAGCAGTTGGGCTGGCCTGGACATACGTAGGAGGGGATATCCTGTTTATTGAAAGCAGCCTGAGTGAGGGTAAAGGGGAATTAAAACTCACCGGAAATCTGGGAAATGTAATGAAAGAGTCGGCAGTAACGGCTTTAACGTACCTGCAGGCTAACCCCGGACCATTTAAAATAGATCCGAAATTATTCACCACAAAGAATGTACATGTGCACGTACCGGAAGGAGCAGTGCCTAAGGATGGCCCAAGTGCGGGTATTACGATGCTTACCGCACTTACTTCAGCCTATACCGGCCGTAAGGTAAAATCTTATGTAGCTATGACCGGTGAGATCACCTTACGTGGTCAGGTATTGCCGGTGGGCGGGATCAAAGAAAAAATCCTGGCCGCCAAGAGAGCTGGTATCAAGGAGATCATTCTTTGCTGGCAAAATGAAAAAGATATCAAGGAAATTAACCCGGATTATATTAAAGGGTTAAAGTTCCATTATGTGAAGCAAATGAACCAAGTGCTGGATATAGCGTTATTAAAGAAGTAAAGATCGTGTAACATTGCTGCTATTCATAGCGGTAATTATTATACGGTTCTTCCGGTGGTTTAGTTGTACACCGGTTGAGCTTCATGTTGATTGTTTTAAGGGTTTAATAAAGCCATTCCTTTTACCGGGAATGGCTTTATTTTTTACAGGGTTATTTGCATTCCCCTTTTCTTCCGTTATTTTGTGTGGCTATACCTGGGTTCATGCACATAAAACATTATCTGCTTACAGGCTGCTTATTTCTCCTATGTACGATATCTGCCACCGGACAGGTGTTGGGAGGGAAGCATGTGTTTTCTTTTCTGGACCTGCCTCCTGCTGCACAAGTCACTGCATTGGGAAGTGTAAACGTAGCCCAGCAGAATAATGACCTTTCCCTTACCGCCTTAAACCCTGCCTTACTGCGGGAAAATATGGATATGCATTTGCAGGTGAATTATGCCGCTTATTTTGCAGGTGTAAAATATGGGCATGGTATGATAGGGTATCATGCTTCGGGGTTAAATACCACTTTTGCCGCCAGTATGCAATATGTAAATTATGGGCAGGTAACGCATACAGATGCAGCAGGCAATATACTGGGCACTTTTACGCCCAGGGATTTTACAGTACAGGTGTCTGCCTCCAGGAGGTATCTGGAGAAGTGGTATTATGGTATGACCATGAAGTTTGTACATTCACGTTATCAACAGTATGTTTCCAGCGGCATTGGAGCGGATGTTGGGATTGCTTATCAGGATACTGCCCGTTTAATGCAGATAGCTGTTGTAGCTAAAAATATGGGAGTGCAGCTTCGTACCTATGCTTACCAGGAGCAGGAGCCGCTGCCTTTTGATTTGCAGGTAGGTATTTCTCAAAGATTAAGACACGTGCCCCTGCAATTATCTGCCACAATACACCATATTTACCAGTTTGATGTCAGGTATGCTGATCCGGCATGGGATAACGGCGCCATCATCAATACTGCAAATAGTGCTGAGGGTAATAACACATTTGATAAGCTATTCCGGCATTTTGTGCTGGCAGCACAGATGGAGGTCGGAAAGTATGTGGAGCTCACGGCTTCCTATAATCATTTACGCCGGCAGGAGCTGGCAT contains the following coding sequences:
- the porQ gene encoding type IX secretion system protein PorQ, producing the protein MHIKHYLLTGCLFLLCTISATGQVLGGKHVFSFLDLPPAAQVTALGSVNVAQQNNDLSLTALNPALLRENMDMHLQVNYAAYFAGVKYGHGMIGYHASGLNTTFAASMQYVNYGQVTHTDAAGNILGTFTPRDFTVQVSASRRYLEKWYYGMTMKFVHSRYQQYVSSGIGADVGIAYQDTARLMQIAVVAKNMGVQLRTYAYQEQEPLPFDLQVGISQRLRHVPLQLSATIHHIYQFDVRYADPAWDNGAIINTANSAEGNNTFDKLFRHFVLAAQMEVGKYVELTASYNHLRRQELALDRQKGLSGFSAGIGVVTKKLQLRYARSWYQQATAFNQLGINIPLREWGIVPAPH
- the lon gene encoding endopeptidase La, which codes for MNRFYLGNSEDEMEFMPIIPLNEDGEGQEEDKIPEELALLPLRNTVLFPGVVLPITVGRDKSIKAVNDAYKTDKMIGVVAQKDSNVEDPNIADLCDVGTVARIVKLIKMPDGGTTIIIQGRKRFKISEITTEDPYFKARIALLHDEIAEDDPEFEAYVSSIKDLAGQIIQLSPNLPSEASIILKNIENASFLVHFVSSNLNSELKDKQQLLEINNLRTRAELLLKLLQVELQLAELKNKITNKTKADLDKQQRDYFLQQQMKSIKEELGGDSNEREVKEMQRKAELKKWPAAAAELFAKGAEKLERMHPSTPDYSVVYNHLDLLLDLPWGEYTEDSYDLKKAKKVLDHDHYGMEKIKERILEYLAVLKLKGDMKSPILCFVGPPGIGKTSLGRSIANAIGRKYARLSLGGLHDESEIRGHRKTYIGAMPGRIVQSIRKIRSSNPVMILDEIDKIGNDFRGDPSSALLEVLDPEQNSTFYDNYLELEYDLSKVLFIATANNINAIHPALRDRLEIIDLSGYSVEEKIEIAKRHLLPKQKDAHGLKDFKFRINNNVIEKIVQDYTRESGVRELDRQFASIMRALAKEVALEHKLPDTLTVVEIEKILGKPRYSNEIYKVGNPPGVAVGLAWTYVGGDILFIESSLSEGKGELKLTGNLGNVMKESAVTALTYLQANPGPFKIDPKLFTTKNVHVHVPEGAVPKDGPSAGITMLTALTSAYTGRKVKSYVAMTGEITLRGQVLPVGGIKEKILAAKRAGIKEIILCWQNEKDIKEINPDYIKGLKFHYVKQMNQVLDIALLKK